In the genome of Streptomyces sp. NBC_00190, one region contains:
- a CDS encoding ricin-type beta-trefoil lectin domain protein, with protein sequence MLVASLLPIQAWAAPPGDRTGVTLPGLQKDLKAEPDQVATAQLDGWNGEPPAPLDAYAPTMVALPAGATASVPLTPASGAEFTQVGALPVSIGKVKDTGTPPSGTWSAAVSDRAKTEAAGIDGAIITITPPADAVNPVDVALDYSKFEDLYGTEWSSRLKLRQFPACFLDIPRPPGCDISTDVPSSNEPGENRVIATLTPAAAPVQGMHTMTAGSGPSVLVASDGASGAGGTYKATSLSPSGTWTAGGSGGGFSWTYPLTVPPAPAGPTPSIAFSYSSQAVDGKTSVTNGQASWVGDGWDYNPGFIERRYRACSDDLKPTTTGKPNNDNDTDKKKGDLCWAGDNVALSLGGSTTELVRDTVSGKWIPASDDGSRVELKTGSGNGAKDGEYWVVTTRDGTRYHYGRHSVGTHGDGTSPQTVTDSVFTVPVFGNHVGEPCHAAAYADSSCTQAWRWNLDYVEDVHGNAMVIDWKQEKNRYAKNEKYEEKDANKRVEYIRGGYPIRIVYGLRADNLAGVPAGRVEFKAEQRCFPDKDTNCDNSQFGSKNAVGWWDTPSALHCKMDAADCYVSSPTFWSRMRLDSVTTYGQRTEGSTALTKVDQWALKQSLPRKRTDTSPPLWLESITRTGYSPSNSTIGVTLPAVSFKANAVDMPNRVAKANNPTTGKPDATPDFDRLRVETILTETGGDIHVTYSAPCALGTTVPDPVKNTSRCFPVRWSADPDAAPEKTPIEVFNKYVVASVTEKDRVAQRPDVTTTYTYEGGAAWAKEDDELSKPELRTYSQWRGYGSVLTTTGKTENAGTPTATEQSQTRTRYYRGMSTPSAKVTLKDSTGTEDLVEDLPQYQGQAAETITYTKAGGSVESRHLTWPSSQRTANRPRIDDAIRQVEAYRTGVEHTDEIQTVSGGKARMVRTRNVLEATYGLVKTVQTDVMENKGTDWTTVKQTCSKPTYIHNTTSNLIGLTAEARQTTGDCTDAGIAAGTLLSAARTSFDAVNAFGTAPTKGLPYQVDTLDAAGTGWITSGRSEYDALGRTVKTYDALGNPSTTAYSPAAGPAFTVTATNALGHTVSNKVDPARGSVLEATDANGRKVTTAYDELGRTTEVRTPSQSPSDKPAYKFEYQLEELKTPAVTTRALKDDGTYSTSIAIYDGLLRPRQTQSEGAGGVLVVTDTLYSANGTVTQTNNGYLAEGGLSTVLFVPVSMTEVHNSTRTAYDGLGRAVRTTTVEKGTAKQSAITQYGGDWTLTRSAMSPTGATPLPGSRAVKTTTDALNRTTAVEHYTSTAASDVDPSLDPNPAARKSSYSYDVRGNLAKVTDPSNNNWTYAYDARGRMTSSTDPDMGTSTFTYNNLDQQTSTTNVYNLARHTKYDALGRKTELRNNSATGTLIASWTYDTLPGAKGQPVSATRNWGNGSYTSEVTGYDSEYRPTGSKITIPDLPTTKGLAGTYAYSTTYTPTGKVQSTTLPATVGGLAAEKLITRYNTDGMVQTMSGLSWYTADTIYSPFGEVLRTATGNAPHRVWTTNTHDPHTGRVTKAESHRETRDPLAQSNLLSSLTYAYDTAGNPTSITDTQPDTRPGATSQSPPLVDRQCFTYDNLGQLTRAWTGKTAGCPTSPTGPGLTEVGSAIAGDAYWQDYEFDAIGNRTKLTEHDPTNSALNDETSYSYGVDTGGQPSLKKQPHALTKVNKTTRTPGSAIDSLSTYTYDQAGNTKTRTIGGDTQTLTWDRGNTLQSATSPGIGSVAVTGLAGKCLDVQDGQTTDGTPVQLQTCNETKPQQWRITGDTVQALGKCLTAEGGKATLRTCDPAKTGQKFTYRSTDKALLTGTNDCVDVPGSNATDGTDLLIWACNGDPNQQWSFGNLTSYLYDASGNRVIQETGSARTLYLGETEVTVNTGGQAIDAVRYYSSPGAPTTIRRTNGKTTGHTVSQQLTDHHNTATTSVEQRDGQAVTRRKTDPYGNPRGTQPSNWPGSHTFLGVGTDDNTTGLTHIGAREYDLSTGRFISVDPIIDITDPLQMNGYTYSAGNPISGADPSGLKSEECGTLYNCGPKGTMTLGNTGDITDRGGDGDRGGNLSRGHSRDSNRGRSSSGVTFKGPPTITSPDGNVLTLPAINTQEFIDTYRSTYLKQVADWGTYDDPKLDWNVKIGALLGACQKMVDRGCDPATFIYANVKSTVETFGPFEGGGITRPSVSILGAGGPCNKNSFIAGTEVQLTDGTSKPIEELKTGDEVLATDPETGETSAKAVTATIYTEDDKKYVDLVIQTDDGVNTITTTDHHPFWSESDRAWKDAGDLKPGTTLRTDEGTAATIAQTRTYRAVNETYNLTIADLHTYYVLAGATPVLVHNCGGYFPGHATSCTCEGIGDITLAEVPAARPVSRGAAGISDAERVADAGSIASGHANAKHGGEFPGLSAKDLDDLVRGVMSNPSRSKPLGSGRKAYLGNDGSTVVIHDPMSPDMGTVFSRSAATVDDYWKGLN encoded by the coding sequence GTGCTGGTCGCATCTCTCCTGCCCATCCAAGCCTGGGCCGCGCCACCAGGCGACCGCACCGGCGTTACCCTGCCCGGCCTCCAAAAGGACCTGAAGGCCGAGCCCGACCAGGTCGCCACCGCCCAGCTGGACGGGTGGAACGGTGAACCGCCGGCGCCGCTTGACGCCTATGCGCCGACCATGGTGGCGCTGCCGGCGGGTGCCACGGCCAGCGTCCCGCTGACGCCTGCCTCCGGAGCCGAGTTCACCCAGGTCGGCGCGCTGCCCGTCAGCATCGGCAAGGTCAAGGACACCGGTACCCCTCCGTCAGGTACCTGGTCCGCGGCGGTTTCGGACCGCGCTAAGACCGAGGCCGCAGGCATCGACGGCGCGATCATCACGATCACGCCTCCGGCCGACGCGGTGAATCCCGTCGATGTCGCGCTGGACTACTCGAAGTTCGAGGACCTCTACGGCACGGAGTGGTCCTCACGACTGAAGCTGCGACAGTTCCCCGCCTGCTTCCTCGACATTCCCCGGCCACCCGGGTGCGACATCTCCACGGACGTTCCCAGCTCGAACGAGCCCGGTGAGAACAGAGTCATCGCCACCCTCACTCCGGCTGCTGCGCCCGTTCAGGGCATGCACACGATGACCGCTGGCAGTGGCCCGTCGGTGCTCGTTGCCTCCGACGGGGCGTCGGGCGCCGGCGGTACGTACAAGGCCACCTCACTGTCCCCGTCCGGCACGTGGACGGCAGGGGGCAGCGGGGGCGGGTTCTCCTGGACCTACCCGTTGACGGTGCCCCCGGCTCCGGCGGGTCCCACCCCGTCGATCGCGTTCTCGTACTCGTCCCAGGCGGTGGACGGCAAGACGTCGGTGACCAACGGACAGGCGTCCTGGGTCGGTGACGGCTGGGACTATAACCCGGGCTTCATCGAGCGCCGCTACCGCGCCTGCTCCGACGACCTGAAGCCCACGACCACCGGCAAGCCGAACAACGACAACGACACCGACAAGAAGAAGGGCGACCTGTGCTGGGCCGGTGACAACGTCGCTCTCTCCCTGGGCGGCTCGACGACCGAACTCGTCCGCGACACCGTCAGCGGCAAGTGGATCCCCGCCTCCGACGACGGTTCCAGGGTCGAGCTCAAGACCGGCAGCGGCAACGGCGCGAAGGACGGCGAGTACTGGGTCGTCACCACCCGCGACGGCACGCGCTACCACTACGGCCGCCACAGCGTAGGCACCCACGGCGACGGCACCTCGCCGCAGACCGTCACCGACTCCGTGTTCACCGTCCCGGTCTTCGGCAACCACGTCGGCGAACCCTGCCACGCCGCGGCGTACGCGGACTCCTCCTGCACCCAGGCCTGGCGCTGGAACCTCGACTACGTCGAGGACGTCCACGGCAATGCCATGGTCATCGACTGGAAGCAGGAGAAGAACCGCTACGCCAAGAACGAGAAGTACGAGGAGAAGGACGCCAACAAAAGGGTCGAGTACATCCGAGGCGGCTACCCGATCCGTATCGTCTACGGCCTGCGCGCCGACAACCTCGCCGGCGTCCCCGCGGGCCGTGTCGAGTTCAAGGCCGAGCAGCGGTGCTTCCCCGACAAGGACACCAACTGCGATAACTCCCAGTTCGGGTCCAAGAACGCGGTCGGATGGTGGGACACTCCCAGCGCCCTGCACTGCAAGATGGACGCGGCGGACTGCTACGTATCGTCGCCGACGTTCTGGTCGCGCATGCGCCTGGACTCTGTCACCACCTACGGTCAGCGCACCGAGGGCTCCACGGCCCTGACCAAGGTCGATCAGTGGGCTCTGAAGCAGTCACTGCCCAGGAAACGCACCGACACCAGCCCCCCGCTGTGGCTGGAGTCCATCACCCGCACCGGCTACAGCCCCTCGAACAGCACCATCGGCGTAACGCTGCCCGCGGTCTCTTTCAAGGCCAACGCAGTCGACATGCCCAACCGTGTCGCCAAGGCCAACAACCCGACAACCGGCAAGCCCGACGCGACTCCGGACTTCGACCGGCTCCGAGTGGAGACCATCCTCACCGAGACCGGCGGTGACATCCACGTCACCTACTCCGCCCCCTGCGCTCTGGGCACCACCGTCCCCGATCCGGTAAAGAACACCAGCCGCTGCTTCCCCGTCCGCTGGTCCGCAGATCCCGACGCGGCCCCGGAGAAGACACCGATCGAGGTGTTCAACAAGTACGTCGTGGCAAGCGTGACCGAGAAGGACCGCGTCGCGCAGCGGCCCGACGTCACCACCACCTACACCTACGAGGGCGGCGCGGCCTGGGCGAAGGAGGACGACGAGCTCAGCAAGCCCGAGCTGCGCACCTACAGCCAGTGGCGCGGCTACGGCAGCGTTCTCACCACCACGGGCAAGACGGAGAACGCGGGCACGCCCACCGCGACCGAGCAGTCCCAGACCCGCACCCGCTACTACCGCGGCATGTCCACCCCCTCCGCCAAGGTCACCCTCAAGGACTCCACCGGCACCGAGGACCTTGTCGAGGACCTGCCTCAATACCAGGGCCAGGCCGCAGAGACCATCACGTACACCAAGGCCGGCGGAAGCGTCGAGAGCCGGCACCTGACCTGGCCCTCAAGTCAGCGGACCGCCAATCGCCCGAGAATCGACGACGCCATCCGTCAGGTCGAGGCGTACCGGACGGGCGTCGAGCACACCGACGAGATCCAGACGGTCAGCGGCGGCAAGGCCCGCATGGTGCGTACACGCAACGTGCTTGAGGCGACGTACGGACTGGTCAAGACCGTGCAGACCGATGTCATGGAGAACAAGGGAACCGACTGGACCACTGTCAAGCAGACTTGCAGCAAACCCACCTACATCCACAACACCACGAGCAACCTGATCGGCCTCACGGCCGAGGCCCGTCAGACGACCGGTGACTGCACCGATGCCGGGATCGCGGCCGGAACCCTCCTGAGCGCGGCCCGCACGTCCTTCGACGCCGTCAACGCCTTCGGCACCGCCCCCACCAAGGGCCTGCCCTACCAGGTCGACACCCTCGACGCCGCAGGCACCGGATGGATCACCTCCGGGCGCAGCGAATACGACGCGCTCGGCCGAACGGTCAAGACGTACGACGCGCTCGGCAACCCGTCGACCACCGCTTACAGCCCTGCGGCCGGACCTGCGTTCACGGTCACCGCGACCAACGCGCTCGGGCACACGGTGAGCAACAAGGTGGATCCCGCCCGCGGGAGCGTCCTGGAGGCAACCGACGCGAACGGCCGCAAGGTCACCACCGCCTACGACGAGCTCGGCCGCACCACAGAGGTCCGGACACCCTCGCAGAGCCCGTCCGACAAGCCTGCCTATAAGTTCGAATACCAGCTAGAAGAGCTGAAGACGCCAGCCGTCACCACCCGTGCGCTGAAGGACGACGGCACCTACAGCACGTCGATCGCGATCTACGACGGGCTGCTGCGGCCGCGCCAGACCCAGTCCGAGGGCGCGGGCGGCGTCCTCGTCGTCACCGACACCCTGTACTCCGCGAACGGAACAGTCACCCAGACCAACAACGGCTACCTCGCCGAGGGTGGCCTGAGCACTGTCCTCTTCGTCCCCGTCTCGATGACCGAGGTCCACAACTCCACCCGGACCGCCTACGACGGCCTCGGCCGCGCAGTACGCACCACCACGGTGGAGAAGGGCACAGCGAAGCAGTCCGCCATCACCCAGTACGGCGGCGACTGGACCCTGACACGCAGCGCCATGTCCCCCACCGGGGCGACCCCGCTGCCCGGCAGCCGCGCGGTCAAGACCACCACCGATGCCCTGAACCGCACCACGGCGGTCGAGCACTACACGTCAACGGCCGCATCGGATGTGGACCCGTCCCTGGACCCGAATCCCGCGGCCAGAAAGTCCAGCTACAGCTACGACGTCCGCGGCAACCTCGCCAAGGTCACCGACCCGTCGAACAACAACTGGACCTACGCCTACGACGCCCGCGGCCGGATGACCTCATCCACCGACCCGGACATGGGCACCTCGACGTTCACCTACAACAACCTCGACCAGCAGACCTCGACGACCAACGTCTACAACCTCGCCCGGCACACCAAGTACGACGCCCTGGGCCGCAAGACCGAACTGCGCAACAACAGCGCCACCGGGACACTCATCGCCTCCTGGACCTACGACACCCTTCCCGGCGCCAAGGGCCAGCCCGTCTCCGCCACCCGGAACTGGGGCAACGGCTCGTACACCAGCGAGGTCACCGGCTACGACAGCGAGTACCGGCCCACCGGATCGAAGATCACCATCCCGGACCTGCCCACCACCAAGGGCCTGGCCGGCACCTACGCCTACAGCACCACCTACACGCCCACCGGCAAGGTTCAGTCCACGACCCTCCCGGCAACCGTCGGCGGCCTCGCCGCCGAGAAACTGATCACCCGCTACAACACCGACGGCATGGTGCAGACCATGTCCGGGCTGTCCTGGTACACCGCCGACACCATCTACAGCCCCTTCGGTGAAGTCCTGCGCACCGCCACCGGCAACGCACCCCACCGCGTGTGGACAACCAACACCCACGACCCCCATACCGGCCGGGTCACCAAAGCCGAAAGCCACCGAGAAACCCGCGACCCTCTCGCCCAGTCCAACCTCCTGTCCTCCCTCACCTACGCCTACGACACCGCCGGCAACCCGACGTCCATCACCGACACCCAGCCCGACACCCGGCCCGGCGCCACTAGCCAGTCGCCGCCCCTGGTGGACCGGCAGTGCTTCACCTACGACAACCTCGGCCAGCTCACCCGGGCCTGGACCGGAAAGACCGCCGGCTGCCCCACCAGCCCGACAGGCCCGGGGCTCACCGAAGTGGGCTCCGCCATAGCGGGTGACGCCTACTGGCAGGACTACGAGTTCGATGCGATCGGCAACCGCACCAAGCTCACGGAACACGACCCCACCAACAGCGCCCTCAACGACGAAACCAGCTACTCCTACGGCGTGGACACCGGCGGCCAGCCGTCCCTGAAGAAGCAGCCCCACGCCCTGACCAAGGTCAACAAGACCACCAGGACGCCCGGCTCCGCCATCGATTCCCTGTCCACCTACACCTACGACCAGGCCGGCAACACCAAAACCCGCACCATCGGCGGCGACACCCAAACCCTCACCTGGGACCGAGGCAACACACTCCAGTCCGCCACCAGCCCCGGCATCGGCTCCGTCGCCGTCACCGGCCTCGCCGGCAAATGCCTCGACGTCCAGGACGGCCAAACCACCGACGGAACCCCCGTCCAGCTCCAGACCTGCAACGAAACCAAGCCCCAGCAATGGCGCATCACCGGCGACACCGTCCAGGCCCTCGGCAAATGCCTCACCGCAGAAGGCGGCAAAGCCACCCTCCGGACCTGCGACCCCGCCAAAACCGGGCAGAAGTTCACCTACCGGTCCACTGACAAGGCCCTGCTCACCGGCACCAACGACTGCGTGGACGTCCCGGGCAGCAACGCCACGGACGGCACCGACCTCCTGATCTGGGCCTGCAACGGTGACCCCAACCAGCAGTGGAGCTTCGGCAACCTCACCAGCTACCTCTACGACGCCTCCGGCAACCGCGTCATCCAGGAAACCGGCAGCGCCCGCACCCTCTACCTCGGCGAAACCGAAGTCACGGTCAACACCGGCGGCCAGGCCATCGACGCCGTCCGCTACTACAGCAGCCCCGGCGCCCCCACCACCATCCGCCGCACCAACGGCAAAACCACCGGCCACACCGTCTCCCAGCAACTCACCGACCACCACAACACCGCCACCACCAGCGTCGAACAAAGAGACGGCCAGGCCGTCACACGACGCAAGACCGACCCGTACGGCAACCCCCGCGGCACCCAGCCCTCCAACTGGCCCGGCAGCCACACCTTCCTCGGCGTCGGCACCGACGACAACACCACAGGCCTCACCCACATCGGCGCCCGCGAATACGACCTCTCGACCGGCCGCTTCATCTCCGTCGACCCAATCATCGACATCACCGACCCACTCCAGATGAACGGCTACACCTACTCCGCCGGCAACCCCATCAGCGGAGCCGACCCCAGCGGCCTGAAGAGCGAAGAATGCGGCACGCTCTACAACTGCGGCCCCAAGGGGACGATGACCCTGGGAAACACCGGGGACATCACCGACCGCGGCGGCGACGGCGATAGAGGCGGAAACCTCTCCAGAGGCCACTCGCGCGACAGCAACAGGGGACGCAGCTCATCAGGCGTTACCTTCAAGGGTCCGCCGACCATCACATCCCCTGACGGCAACGTCCTTACGCTCCCTGCCATCAACACACAGGAATTCATCGACACATACCGCTCTACCTATCTCAAGCAGGTCGCAGACTGGGGCACCTACGACGACCCCAAGCTGGACTGGAACGTGAAGATAGGCGCCCTACTCGGGGCATGCCAGAAAATGGTCGACCGCGGCTGCGACCCCGCCACCTTCATCTACGCCAACGTTAAGTCGACCGTAGAAACGTTCGGCCCCTTTGAAGGCGGAGGCATAACAAGGCCATCCGTAAGCATCCTAGGTGCGGGCGGACCCTGCAACAAAAACAGCTTCATAGCAGGCACCGAGGTCCAATTGACGGACGGGACCAGCAAGCCCATTGAGGAGCTTAAAACCGGCGACGAAGTACTCGCCACCGACCCCGAGACCGGCGAGACCAGCGCCAAAGCAGTCACGGCCACCATCTACACCGAAGACGACAAGAAATACGTCGACCTCGTCATACAGACCGACGACGGCGTCAACACCATCACCACAACAGACCACCACCCCTTCTGGTCCGAGTCAGACCGCGCCTGGAAGGACGCTGGCGACCTCAAGCCAGGCACAACCCTTCGCACCGACGAAGGAACAGCCGCAACCATCGCTCAGACCCGCACATACCGGGCCGTCAACGAGACCTACAACCTAACCATCGCCGACCTCCACACGTACTATGTGCTCGCCGGGGCCACGCCGGTTCTGGTTCACAACTGCGGCGGCTATTTCCCCGGCCATGCGACGTCGTGCACGTGTGAAGGAATCGGAGACATTACCCTTGCAGAGGTTCCTGCGGCACGGCCGGTCTCGCGCGGGGCTGCCGGAATCAGTGATGCAGAGCGTGTCGCGGATGCTGGATCCATCGCAAGCGGGCACGCCAACGCCAAGCACGGCGGCGAATTCCCTGGACTGTCCGCCAAGGATCTCGATGATTTGGTCCGGGGTGTGATGAGTAATCCTTCCCGATCGAAACCTCTCGGCAGTGGCAGGAAGGCGTATCTGGGTAATGATGGCTCCACGGTTGTAATCCATGACCCCATGAGTCCTGACATGGGGACTGTGTTCAGTCGAAGTGCAGCAA
- a CDS encoding FG-GAP-like repeat-containing protein: MAEPEARRLAEKSGKEVEVTAARSANTTTWARPDGSYRKQVFNAAFRAKVDGWWKPIDTGLHRVEAGYAAKAVNGRVVFSAGTKQHAASGGERSSRSVTRVALRQDTPGEVWTELVRLNTDGHDMVVSWPGTLPEPVIDGPRALYENVRPGIDLVMTAQDGGYSHVLVVKDRQAAADPLLGELKYRLASPDLAFRLDAESGALSARNTQDEEVAGSPTPMMWDSSGKVATTDHEPAWEPTGKAAQHPTLAMAGLAGAEGARLKPAKPALADNVLSLTPDTGLLSAPETVYPVFIDPSFKGHKRSWTLLYKTEGNSSFYNGQNYNASGTNEARVGYESTTGGTSRSIFNFDFGSELHGANVISASVRALQTYSWSCSQKQMDIYSTPYISSSSTWNNTTGYWTRKVASDYAGYGYSSACPDNWIATDIRGLVTDAANSRWGALSLGFAAPNESDSYYWKKLLANGETAPYIDITYNTPPDTPIAANMQTFPGGPCLTTGAGTSIGKTNVTFQVKGTDRDGPLDLTGVQIEIWDAASGAQKHNEWLPPNSDGVVSRELAFDTFESGHKYYWLSRTRDTTTAGSPGSGPLDSGGGGWCTFTVDHTVPPNPAVASTDFPEPGPNHTQWSVNAAGTAGQKIDIRGNGAKAEDILEYQWGLNRPVYQHTATPSSGDLATISLQVDTAGPNVLYVRTANKAGNISAPTEYRFYAKPRAGLDKPGDVTGDGHPDILAIDKDGNLRTYAGDGNGDTDAYVPGAVENGTPVAPGYWKDPTTGKSALIGHSTDWFPGDGLTDLIARMPDGKFYVYPGTGTGQFDVGRRMEILLPAGAPDPLIFRQIVVSEDVDGDGFADMFALDADGLWAFTGYTGASFTTVKKIATTWTPRDIVSVRDISGDGVPDLLYRNDADPNRGLLLRRGKPGANGGADMTSLSSAANSADGKDNTYATTYWSRAELPLVLGTPDANGDGVPDIWVTSVNGNQYLFPGATDHMPGTATGIDEDGWNTFLTIG, from the coding sequence GTGGCCGAGCCGGAGGCGCGGCGTCTGGCCGAGAAGTCCGGCAAGGAGGTCGAGGTCACAGCGGCGCGCAGCGCGAACACCACGACGTGGGCCCGGCCTGATGGCTCGTACCGCAAGCAGGTCTTCAACGCGGCCTTCCGCGCCAAGGTGGATGGTTGGTGGAAGCCGATCGACACCGGCCTCCACCGGGTGGAGGCAGGATATGCGGCGAAGGCCGTCAACGGCCGCGTCGTCTTCAGCGCCGGGACCAAGCAGCATGCCGCCAGTGGCGGGGAGCGCTCCTCGCGCTCCGTCACCCGGGTGGCGCTCCGCCAGGACACACCCGGCGAGGTGTGGACTGAGCTGGTCCGGCTGAACACCGACGGCCACGACATGGTCGTCTCCTGGCCGGGAACCCTGCCGGAACCGGTGATCGACGGCCCCCGGGCTCTGTACGAGAACGTGCGTCCCGGGATCGACCTCGTGATGACCGCGCAGGACGGCGGCTACTCGCATGTCCTGGTCGTCAAGGACCGCCAGGCCGCCGCCGACCCGCTGCTCGGCGAGCTGAAGTACCGGCTGGCCTCACCCGACCTGGCCTTCCGCCTCGACGCCGAGTCGGGCGCGCTCAGCGCCCGCAACACGCAGGACGAGGAAGTCGCCGGCTCGCCGACCCCGATGATGTGGGATTCCAGCGGCAAGGTCGCCACCACCGACCATGAGCCTGCCTGGGAGCCCACCGGCAAGGCGGCGCAGCACCCCACTCTCGCCATGGCCGGCCTGGCCGGAGCGGAAGGCGCACGCCTGAAGCCCGCCAAACCCGCCCTCGCCGACAACGTGCTGTCCCTCACCCCCGACACCGGCCTGCTGAGCGCACCGGAAACGGTGTACCCGGTGTTCATCGACCCCTCGTTCAAGGGGCACAAGCGCTCGTGGACGCTGCTCTACAAAACCGAGGGCAACTCCAGCTTCTACAACGGGCAGAACTACAACGCGAGCGGCACGAACGAGGCGCGTGTCGGATACGAGTCCACCACCGGTGGCACGTCCCGTTCCATCTTCAACTTCGATTTCGGCAGCGAACTCCACGGCGCCAACGTCATCTCCGCCAGCGTCCGGGCCCTGCAGACGTACTCGTGGTCCTGCTCCCAGAAGCAGATGGACATCTACTCGACTCCCTACATCAGCTCGTCGAGCACCTGGAACAACACGACCGGCTACTGGACCAGAAAGGTGGCCAGCGACTACGCCGGCTACGGCTACAGCAGCGCCTGCCCGGACAACTGGATCGCCACCGACATCAGGGGCCTGGTCACCGACGCGGCGAACAGCCGCTGGGGCGCACTGTCCCTGGGCTTCGCGGCCCCGAACGAGTCGGACTCGTACTACTGGAAGAAGCTCCTCGCCAACGGCGAGACCGCCCCGTACATCGACATCACCTACAACACTCCGCCCGACACCCCCATCGCGGCGAACATGCAGACCTTCCCGGGCGGTCCCTGCCTCACCACCGGCGCAGGCACCAGCATCGGCAAGACCAACGTGACCTTCCAGGTCAAGGGCACCGACCGCGATGGCCCCCTTGACCTGACCGGGGTGCAGATCGAGATCTGGGACGCCGCGAGCGGTGCGCAGAAGCACAACGAATGGCTGCCGCCGAACAGCGACGGAGTGGTCAGCAGGGAACTCGCCTTCGACACGTTCGAATCCGGCCACAAGTACTACTGGCTCTCCCGCACCAGGGACACGACCACCGCGGGGTCCCCGGGCAGCGGGCCCTTGGATTCCGGTGGCGGCGGCTGGTGCACCTTCACCGTCGACCACACCGTCCCGCCCAACCCCGCCGTCGCCTCCACCGACTTCCCGGAACCCGGCCCCAACCACACCCAATGGAGCGTGAACGCCGCCGGCACGGCCGGTCAGAAAATCGACATCCGCGGCAACGGCGCCAAGGCCGAGGACATCCTTGAATACCAGTGGGGCCTGAACCGGCCCGTCTACCAGCACACAGCCACACCCTCCAGCGGCGACCTGGCCACCATCAGCCTCCAGGTCGACACCGCCGGCCCCAACGTCCTGTACGTCCGCACGGCCAATAAGGCCGGCAACATCTCCGCCCCCACCGAGTACCGCTTCTACGCCAAGCCACGCGCCGGCCTCGACAAACCCGGCGACGTCACCGGTGACGGGCACCCCGACATCCTCGCCATCGACAAGGACGGCAACCTGCGCACCTACGCCGGCGACGGGAACGGCGACACCGACGCCTACGTCCCCGGCGCCGTCGAGAACGGCACACCCGTGGCCCCCGGCTACTGGAAGGACCCGACGACCGGAAAGTCCGCGCTCATCGGACACTCCACCGACTGGTTCCCCGGTGACGGGCTCACCGACCTCATCGCCCGGATGCCCGACGGAAAGTTCTACGTCTACCCGGGCACCGGCACCGGCCAGTTCGACGTCGGCCGCCGCATGGAAATCCTCCTGCCCGCAGGCGCACCCGACCCCTTGATCTTCCGGCAGATCGTCGTCAGTGAGGATGTCGACGGCGACGGCTTCGCCGACATGTTCGCCCTCGACGCCGACGGGCTGTGGGCCTTCACCGGCTACACCGGAGCGAGCTTCACCACGGTGAAGAAGATCGCGACCACCTGGACGCCCCGCGACATCGTCAGCGTCCGCGACATCTCCGGCGACGGAGTACCGGACCTCCTCTACCGCAACGACGCGGACCCCAACCGCGGCCTGCTCCTGCGCAGGGGCAAGCCGGGCGCCAACGGCGGCGCGGACATGACCTCGCTCAGCTCCGCCGCAAACTCCGCTGACGGCAAGGACAACACCTACGCGACCACGTACTGGAGCAGAGCCGAACTCCCTCTGGTCCTAGGCACGCCCGACGCCAACGGAGACGGTGTCCCCGACATCTGGGTCACCAGCGTCAACGGGAACCAGTACCTCTTCCCGGGCGCGACCGACCACATGCCGGGCACCGCCACCGGCATCGACGAAGACGGCTGGAACACCTTCCTCACCATCGGATAA
- a CDS encoding transposase, which produces MKHYPAECKADAVALYRSRPGVTIKSVAGDLGVNTETLRNWIRAADGRGPGAHSAPPAAAQADGAGVELAAARKRIRELEEERDILRKAARYFAGETRW; this is translated from the coding sequence ATGAAGCATTACCCCGCCGAGTGCAAGGCGGACGCGGTCGCGTTGTACCGGTCGCGTCCGGGAGTGACGATCAAGTCGGTCGCTGGTGATCTCGGGGTGAACACCGAGACGCTGCGGAACTGGATCCGGGCCGCCGACGGCCGCGGCCCCGGTGCCCACTCCGCGCCTCCGGCCGCTGCGCAGGCTGATGGTGCCGGCGTGGAGCTGGCCGCGGCGCGGAAGAGGATCCGTGAGCTGGAGGAAGAGCGCGACATCCTCCGCAAGGCGGCCCGGTATTTCGCCGGGGAGACGCGCTGGTGA